One stretch of Castor canadensis chromosome 12, mCasCan1.hap1v2, whole genome shotgun sequence DNA includes these proteins:
- the Il1rn gene encoding interleukin-1 receptor antagonist protein isoform X1, protein MDTCRGPYTHLISLLLLLLFPSEVTCRPSGRRPGKMQAFRIWDINQKTFYLRNNQLVAGYLQGPNTKLEEKIDVMPIDPHAMFLGIHGGKLCLSCVKSANDIRLQLEAVNITDLSKNKEQDKRFTFIRSDNGPTTSFESAACPGWFLCTALEADQPVSLTNTPEKDIMVTKFYFQEDQ, encoded by the exons ATGGATACCTGCAGGGGTCCCTACACCCACCtaatctctcttctccttctcctcctgttCCCTTCAGAGGTAACCTGCCGTCCCTCTGGGAGAAGACCTGGCAAGATGCAAGCATTCAG aatctgGGATATTAACCAGAAGACCTTCTACCTGAGGAATAACCAACTGGTTGCTGGATATTTACAAGGGCCAAATACTAAACTAGAAG AAAAGATAGATGTGATGCCCATTGACCCTCATGCTATGTTCTTGGGGATCCATGGAGGGAAGCTGTGCCTGTCCTGTGTCAAGTCTGCTAATGACATCAGGCTCCAGTTGGAG gcagtTAACATCACTGACCTGAGCAAGAACAAAGAGCAGGACAAGCGCTTCACCTTCATCCGCTCAGACAATGGCCCTACTACCAGCTTTGAGTCAGCTGCCTGCCCAGGCTGGTTCCTCTGCACAGCATTGGAGGCTGACCAGCCTGTCAGCCTCACCAACACACCAGAAAAGGACATTATGGTCACCAAGTTCTATTTCCAGGAAGACCAGTAG
- the Il1rn gene encoding interleukin-1 receptor antagonist protein isoform X2: MASEVTCRPSGRRPGKMQAFRIWDINQKTFYLRNNQLVAGYLQGPNTKLEEKIDVMPIDPHAMFLGIHGGKLCLSCVKSANDIRLQLEAVNITDLSKNKEQDKRFTFIRSDNGPTTSFESAACPGWFLCTALEADQPVSLTNTPEKDIMVTKFYFQEDQ, from the exons ATGGCTTCAG AGGTAACCTGCCGTCCCTCTGGGAGAAGACCTGGCAAGATGCAAGCATTCAG aatctgGGATATTAACCAGAAGACCTTCTACCTGAGGAATAACCAACTGGTTGCTGGATATTTACAAGGGCCAAATACTAAACTAGAAG AAAAGATAGATGTGATGCCCATTGACCCTCATGCTATGTTCTTGGGGATCCATGGAGGGAAGCTGTGCCTGTCCTGTGTCAAGTCTGCTAATGACATCAGGCTCCAGTTGGAG gcagtTAACATCACTGACCTGAGCAAGAACAAAGAGCAGGACAAGCGCTTCACCTTCATCCGCTCAGACAATGGCCCTACTACCAGCTTTGAGTCAGCTGCCTGCCCAGGCTGGTTCCTCTGCACAGCATTGGAGGCTGACCAGCCTGTCAGCCTCACCAACACACCAGAAAAGGACATTATGGTCACCAAGTTCTATTTCCAGGAAGACCAGTAG
- the Il1rn gene encoding interleukin-1 receptor antagonist protein isoform X3, protein MQAFRIWDINQKTFYLRNNQLVAGYLQGPNTKLEEKIDVMPIDPHAMFLGIHGGKLCLSCVKSANDIRLQLEAVNITDLSKNKEQDKRFTFIRSDNGPTTSFESAACPGWFLCTALEADQPVSLTNTPEKDIMVTKFYFQEDQ, encoded by the exons ATGCAAGCATTCAG aatctgGGATATTAACCAGAAGACCTTCTACCTGAGGAATAACCAACTGGTTGCTGGATATTTACAAGGGCCAAATACTAAACTAGAAG AAAAGATAGATGTGATGCCCATTGACCCTCATGCTATGTTCTTGGGGATCCATGGAGGGAAGCTGTGCCTGTCCTGTGTCAAGTCTGCTAATGACATCAGGCTCCAGTTGGAG gcagtTAACATCACTGACCTGAGCAAGAACAAAGAGCAGGACAAGCGCTTCACCTTCATCCGCTCAGACAATGGCCCTACTACCAGCTTTGAGTCAGCTGCCTGCCCAGGCTGGTTCCTCTGCACAGCATTGGAGGCTGACCAGCCTGTCAGCCTCACCAACACACCAGAAAAGGACATTATGGTCACCAAGTTCTATTTCCAGGAAGACCAGTAG